The genomic window GGTGACTGCGCCGGCTTCGGCCAGGCGGCGCACCACGGTGGCATCGAAGGGCGAACGGTAGCCCGCGAGCATCTTCGAGCCGGCGGTGGTGGCGAAATCGGTGGTGACGAAGATGTCCTTGTGCGCAATCGGCACGCCGGCCAGTGCCGGGGCGTTGCCGGTGGCAAGCTGCGCGTCGGCCGCACGGGCCTGGGCCAGCGTGACTTCCTCGTTCACATCCACAAAGGTGCCGAGCGATTCGTGGGACTTCATGCGGCCCAGAAAGGCCTGGGACGCCTCGACCGCCGAAACCTGGCGGTCGGCCAATGCCTTGGCCAGGGCGACCACGCCCATTTGATGCAATTCGCCGCTCATTCGATCACCTTGGGCACGAGGAACAAGCCGGCTTCGACGGCCGGGGCGCTCTTCTGGTTGGCTTCGCGGTTGTTGGGTTCGCTCACCACGTCGTCGCGCAAACGCAGCGTAATGTCTCCGATGGCGGCCACCGGGTGGGCCAGCGGCTCGATGCCGGCGGTGTCGACCGAACGCATACGTTCGACTAAATCGAAAAAGCCATTAATTTGGCTGAGCATGCGCTCGCTTTCGTCGGAAGCAAGCTGCAGCCGGGCCAACGAGGCGATGCGTGCAATATCTGAAGCGGAAAGTGACATGGGTCGAAATGGCTGGAAAACCGGGAGTATTCGCACGCCGGAGAGGGTGCTGACACGGGATTCAGAGGGGGATTCAGGTATTATCCC from Variovorax paradoxus includes these protein-coding regions:
- the gatC gene encoding Asp-tRNA(Asn)/Glu-tRNA(Gln) amidotransferase subunit GatC codes for the protein MSLSASDIARIASLARLQLASDESERMLSQINGFFDLVERMRSVDTAGIEPLAHPVAAIGDITLRLRDDVVSEPNNREANQKSAPAVEAGLFLVPKVIE